A genome region from Triticum aestivum cultivar Chinese Spring chromosome 2B, IWGSC CS RefSeq v2.1, whole genome shotgun sequence includes the following:
- the LOC123038913 gene encoding uncharacterized protein: MEAVVVDAVSKLLKAGIALSEISSAPWAGDALECEDGLRWQAASCLGLEDEDEGGGERAWVRLRAVGCLGLAQVHKLHFFHQPPSPLRPACGTPPHHLRSRLPVVVLKVSLHYKVCAGKVKKHLTKMEAHGCNGGKKIMVVCIIKHTMASIHLLTVARKVGA; this comes from the exons ATGGAGGCAGTGGTCGTTGATGCGGTGTCCAAGCTGCTGAAGGCCGGCATCGCGTTGTCCGAGATCTCCTCTGCTCCCTGGGCTG GTGATGCCCTCGAATGTGAAGACGGGCTGAGATGGCAGGCTGCTAGTTGCCTCGGCCTCGAAGATGAAGATGAAGGTGGAGGAGAGCGAGCGTGGGTGAGATTGCGGGCTGTTGGTTGCCTCGGCCTCGCACA GGTACACAAACTCCACTTCTTTCACCAGCCACCCTCCCCTCTGCGCCCAGCTTGTGGAACACCTCCACACCATCTTCGGAGCCGCCTGCCG GTGGTCGTGCTGAAGGTGTCCCTGCACTACAAAGTGTGCGCTGGCAAGGTGAAGAAGCACCTCACCAAGATGGAAG CGCATGGATGCAATGGTGGCAAGAAGATCATGGTCGTGTGCATCATCAAGCACACCATGGCGAGCATCCACCTCCTCACAGTGGCAAGAAAAGTAGGTGCCTAG